A single Lolium perenne isolate Kyuss_39 chromosome 6, Kyuss_2.0, whole genome shotgun sequence DNA region contains:
- the LOC127310554 gene encoding linoleate 9S-lipoxygenase 2-like, producing MPVLLQPYREEELQILRGDHPKQKHDRAYQDHDRVYRYDLYNDLGDPDNKSPRPTLSGPDSPYPCPRRGRTGRKPMKSDPTCESRNVVPVLQQFYVPRDECFNHVKKADFTSYLLKAISAGILPLARELFDTAVSREFDDFEDMYKLYEGGIKIPDVPVMDLMFKVFPPLKSICPSGGSYLLKMPMPEVIKNDKLAWRTDEEFAREMLAGLNPHIITRLQEFPPRSKLDGYGDQTSTIKVEHIQPYLGKLTVDKAITDGRLFILDHHDNFIPQLHKINSLENTFVYATRTLLILQTTTPTSPSPTSSPRHALMKSAPKWSAPTARSTRPPPLQAPSRTTRSRTPSGSWPRPTPP from the coding sequence ATGCCGGTGCTGCTCCAGCCGTACCGGGAGGAGGAGCTCCAGATCCTGCGAGGTGACCACCCCAAGCAGAAGCACGACCGTGCCTACCAGGACCACGACCGCGTCTACCGCTACGACCTCTACAACGACCTCGGCGATCCCGACAACAAGAGCCCCCGCCCCACCCTCAGCGGCCCCGACAGCCCCTACCCTTGCCCGCGCCGCGGCCGCACCGGCAGGAAGCCCATGAAGAGCGATCCCACGTGCGAGAGCCGCAACGTCGTGCCCGTGCTTCAGCAGTTCTACGTGCCCCGCGACGAGTGCTTCAACCACGTCAAGAAGGCTGACTTCACCTCCTACCTCCTCAAGGCAATCAGCGCCGGCATCCTCCCCCTCGCCAGGGAGCTCTTCGACACCGCTGTGTCGCGCGAGTTCGACGACTTCGAGGACATGTACAAGCTCTACGAGGGCGGGATCAAGATCCCCGACGTCCCCGTCATGGACCTAATGTTCAAAGTCTTCCCGCCGCTCAAGAGCATCTGCCCGTCCGGCGGCTCCTACCTCTTGAAGATGCCCATGCCGGAGGTCATCAAGAACGACAAGCTCGCGTGGCGCACGGACGAGGAGTTTGCCCGCGAGATGCTCGCCGGCCTCAACCCGCACATCATCACGCGCCTGCAGGAGTTTCCTCCCAGGAGCAAGCTTGACGGGTACGGCGACCAGACCAGCACCATCAAGGTGGAGCACATCCAGCCCTACCTCGGCAAGCTCACCGTCGACAAGGCGATCACCGACGGCAGGCTCTTCATCCTGGACCACCACGACAACTTCATACCTCAGCTGCACAAGATCAACAGCCTCGAGAACACCTTCGTCTACGCCACCAGGACGTTGCTCATCCTGCAGACGACGACACCCACAAGCCCATCGCCAACGAGCTCACCACGCCACGCCTTGATGAAATCGGCACCAAAGTGGTCGGCGCCGACAGCAAGGTCTACACGCCCCCCTCCTCTGCAGGCTCCGAGTCGGACAACAAGGTCCAGGACACCATCTGGCAGCTGGCCAAGGCCTACGCCGCCGTGA